A stretch of Aureispira sp. CCB-E DNA encodes these proteins:
- a CDS encoding TIGR00730 family Rossman fold protein, which yields MQEEKNGIDGTTSPKRTKEWNSIHQMKASNSWTVFKVIAEFVDGYERMNKIDPCVSIFGSARTKPDNPHYKLAERVAGLLVEEGYGIITGGGPGIMEAANKGAKESGGTSVGLNIDLPFEQGYNPYIDVDKVFNFNYFFIRKVMFVKYAQAFVVLPGGFGTMDELFEVLTLVQTKKIAKIPIVLMGTDFWKGMIEWIKGSLLEKYATISAHDLDLIPITDSPEDVVKIINDFYEAEELKPNLPY from the coding sequence ATGCAAGAGGAGAAGAATGGAATTGATGGAACAACGTCTCCCAAAAGAACAAAAGAATGGAATAGCATACACCAAATGAAAGCCTCTAACTCATGGACGGTTTTTAAAGTAATTGCTGAGTTTGTAGATGGTTACGAGCGTATGAATAAAATAGATCCTTGTGTATCTATTTTTGGTTCAGCACGTACCAAACCAGACAATCCTCATTATAAACTAGCCGAGCGTGTTGCTGGCTTGTTGGTAGAAGAAGGATATGGAATTATTACAGGAGGGGGACCTGGTATCATGGAAGCTGCCAACAAAGGGGCAAAAGAGAGCGGTGGTACATCAGTAGGACTTAATATTGATTTGCCTTTTGAGCAAGGTTACAATCCTTATATAGATGTAGATAAAGTATTTAACTTCAACTATTTCTTTATTCGTAAAGTTATGTTTGTGAAGTATGCACAAGCTTTTGTTGTGTTGCCTGGTGGGTTTGGAACCATGGACGAATTGTTTGAGGTATTGACATTGGTACAAACTAAGAAAATTGCTAAAATTCCAATCGTATTGATGGGTACAGACTTCTGGAAAGGCATGATTGAATGGATCAAAGGGTCTTTATTAGAGAAATATGCTACGATTAGCGCGCACGACTTGGATTTGATTCCAATTACAGATTCGCCAGAAGATGTTGTGAAAATTATTAACGATTTCTATGAAGCAGAGGAGTTAAAGCCAAATCTGCCCTACTAG
- a CDS encoding prolyl oligopeptidase family serine peptidase: MDLMTPNKIEEDNLSYQKPPKEILDLVDVPRAPFVQVDRKGKYMLFIYRDSYQTIAALSEEELRLGGLRVNPITNIGSRTIYYNNLQLKLLQDKEITQVSGLPAMPKLANFIWSPCQTKLAFTHTTSTGAEIWVLDMETAQARALTPATANANLGNPIVWFEDSQSLLVKLLPSLRMNLIDTDTAVPTGPTISVSDGSKAQNRTYQDLLKNRNDEHNFEVLTTSELYKVDLDGQHTKWLEVSGMYRSCLVSPNGEYVQVTTIHPPFSYLVPYTRFPHITRLYTRKGDLVQTINDVPLTEDIPKGFMSVRKGRRLLQWRNDKAASLIWAEALDEGDAGKEVPFRDAVYELAAPFTEKPRLLLKTINRFDSIEWGSETFAIAHDYWWNTRNTKVYGFNPSNASEQPVVIFDRNYQDKYSDPGLFLTEKNKFNRTALTIKENALFLIGEGHSEEGQFPFVDQLNLENNETKRLYQAEDKHTLESIYFPIDLEKGLFIVRIEAPTAYPNYYIRNIFEKDDLQQITAFENPFKSIQDVHKEVIKYTREDGVELSGTLYLPIGYDRAKKEKKPMIMWAYPREYKDNNSAGQVTTSSNEFIYPFYGSMVYWVARGYVVLDDASFPIVGTGEEEPNDTFRTQLVANAKAAIDAVDALGYIDRERVAVGGHSYGAFMTANLLSHCDLFAAGIARSGAYNRTLTPFGFQSEERNYWEAPDVYNAMSPFMHAHTMKTPLLLIHGEADNNSGTYPLQSERYFNALKGLGATARLVMLPKESHGYSAKESILHLLWEQDTWLEKYLK; this comes from the coding sequence ATGGATTTAATGACACCCAATAAAATAGAAGAAGATAACCTAAGTTACCAAAAACCTCCAAAGGAAATTTTAGATTTAGTAGACGTACCTCGGGCGCCATTTGTACAAGTAGATCGAAAAGGAAAGTATATGCTGTTTATTTACAGGGATAGTTATCAGACAATTGCAGCACTTTCGGAGGAGGAATTACGTTTGGGAGGGTTACGGGTTAATCCTATTACAAATATTGGGAGTCGAACTATTTATTATAATAACCTACAACTAAAATTATTACAAGATAAAGAAATTACGCAGGTCAGTGGCTTGCCAGCAATGCCTAAGTTAGCCAATTTTATTTGGTCGCCCTGCCAAACGAAATTAGCATTTACACACACAACTTCAACAGGAGCAGAAATTTGGGTGTTGGATATGGAAACAGCCCAAGCTCGTGCGTTAACTCCTGCTACTGCCAATGCCAACTTAGGAAATCCTATTGTTTGGTTTGAAGATAGTCAATCGTTGTTGGTTAAACTATTGCCCTCTTTAAGAATGAACTTAATTGATACCGATACCGCCGTTCCTACAGGACCAACAATATCTGTTAGCGATGGTTCTAAGGCACAAAACAGAACGTATCAAGATTTGTTAAAAAATCGAAATGATGAGCATAATTTTGAAGTATTAACAACATCTGAGTTATACAAAGTGGATTTAGATGGTCAACATACAAAATGGCTGGAAGTATCGGGTATGTATCGTTCTTGTTTGGTTTCTCCTAATGGCGAATATGTACAAGTAACGACAATACATCCTCCTTTTTCTTATTTGGTACCTTATACTAGATTTCCACACATAACTCGATTATATACAAGAAAAGGTGATTTGGTTCAAACGATTAATGATGTTCCTCTAACAGAAGATATACCAAAAGGATTTATGTCTGTTCGAAAAGGGCGTAGATTGTTGCAATGGAGAAATGACAAGGCTGCTAGTTTAATTTGGGCAGAAGCTTTGGACGAAGGAGACGCAGGGAAGGAAGTGCCCTTTAGAGATGCAGTTTATGAACTGGCAGCTCCTTTTACAGAAAAACCTAGGTTATTACTTAAAACAATCAACCGCTTTGATTCTATTGAATGGGGAAGCGAAACGTTTGCCATTGCGCATGATTATTGGTGGAATACTAGAAATACAAAAGTATACGGATTTAATCCTTCCAATGCGTCAGAGCAACCTGTAGTTATTTTTGATCGAAATTATCAAGATAAATATAGTGATCCTGGTCTGTTTTTGACAGAGAAAAACAAATTCAATCGAACAGCATTAACGATTAAAGAAAATGCTTTGTTTTTAATAGGAGAAGGACATTCCGAAGAAGGACAATTTCCTTTTGTAGATCAGCTAAATTTAGAGAACAACGAAACAAAGCGCCTTTATCAAGCGGAAGATAAACATACGTTAGAATCAATTTATTTTCCAATTGACTTGGAGAAAGGTTTGTTTATTGTTCGTATAGAAGCGCCAACAGCTTATCCGAATTATTATATTCGAAATATTTTCGAAAAGGATGACTTACAGCAAATAACGGCATTTGAAAATCCGTTTAAAAGCATTCAAGATGTCCACAAAGAGGTCATTAAATACACAAGAGAAGATGGCGTAGAACTATCTGGTACCCTGTATTTGCCCATAGGATATGATCGAGCAAAAAAAGAGAAAAAGCCCATGATTATGTGGGCTTATCCTCGTGAGTACAAAGATAATAATAGTGCTGGACAAGTAACAACAAGCTCCAATGAGTTCATCTATCCATTTTATGGTTCGATGGTGTATTGGGTAGCGCGAGGATATGTAGTATTGGATGATGCCTCTTTCCCAATAGTAGGAACAGGCGAAGAAGAACCTAACGATACGTTTAGAACACAATTGGTTGCTAATGCTAAGGCAGCCATTGATGCTGTAGATGCTTTGGGATATATAGATCGAGAACGAGTTGCAGTCGGTGGGCATTCATATGGCGCATTTATGACGGCTAATTTATTATCTCACTGTGATTTGTTTGCAGCAGGAATTGCTCGAAGCGGTGCTTATAATCGTACTTTAACACCCTTCGGATTTCAAAGTGAAGAACGCAATTATTGGGAAGCACCAGATGTATACAATGCTATGTCTCCCTTTATGCATGCGCATACAATGAAAACACCGTTATTACTGATTCATGGAGAGGCAGATAATAATTCGGGAACTTACCCATTGCAGTCGGAGCGTTATTTTAATGCTTTAAAAGGCTTAGGAGCGACAGCAAGATTGGTTATGTTGCCTAAAGAAAGCCATGGTTATAGTGCCAAGGAATCGATCTTGCATCTACTGTGGGAGCAAGATACTTGGTTGGAAAAATACCTCAAATAA
- a CDS encoding fatty acid desaturase — MQKLLKKNNTTALSRFISMYSLFVSMGIGIVWSWNHSTILLIVFLLIFGMLVCSLFACQHECVHNTAFKSPQLNRIIAFITGLSYIYPSSIFRELHFTHHRHTHEPGLDPEISLGGKAIPSVVSSLPFYLTWLSGFPLFMFKLGMTIVGALGMPEFMRKNVYPFIRPEVRLKIVLESWAILMVQLSIVGLALFVNNGFWGLFVGLLIGHCMLASYTAAEHNGLPHEGSILEKTRSIAAPSFVKFLMWNMPYHAEHHAYPAVPFHALPLLHQEMKDELKHKDQNHPKFHWMVFKNTTIGK, encoded by the coding sequence ATGCAAAAACTCTTGAAGAAAAATAATACGACTGCTTTAAGTCGTTTTATAAGTATGTATAGTCTTTTTGTAAGTATGGGGATAGGAATTGTGTGGAGTTGGAATCATTCTACCATCCTATTAATTGTTTTTTTATTAATATTTGGAATGTTAGTTTGCAGTCTTTTTGCCTGTCAACATGAATGCGTACACAACACAGCCTTCAAGTCTCCCCAACTCAATCGAATCATCGCTTTTATAACTGGACTTAGCTATATCTACCCCTCTAGTATTTTCAGAGAATTACATTTTACACATCATCGCCATACCCACGAACCTGGTCTAGATCCAGAAATATCATTGGGCGGCAAAGCCATTCCCTCTGTTGTAAGCAGTTTACCTTTTTACCTAACTTGGTTATCGGGCTTTCCTCTATTTATGTTCAAACTAGGAATGACGATTGTTGGAGCCTTGGGAATGCCAGAGTTTATGCGCAAAAATGTCTATCCGTTTATCCGTCCAGAAGTTCGTTTAAAAATAGTCTTAGAATCTTGGGCAATATTGATGGTGCAATTGAGCATCGTTGGATTGGCTCTATTTGTTAACAATGGCTTTTGGGGATTGTTCGTAGGTTTATTAATTGGGCATTGTATGTTGGCAAGTTACACCGCAGCAGAACACAACGGACTTCCTCACGAAGGTTCTATTTTAGAAAAAACGAGAAGTATTGCTGCGCCCTCCTTTGTCAAGTTCTTAATGTGGAACATGCCGTACCATGCCGAACATCATGCTTATCCTGCGGTTCCTTTTCACGCCTTGCCCCTATTGCACCAAGAAATGAAAGATGAATTAAAACACAAAGATCAAAACCATCCTAAATTTCATTGGATGGTGTTTAAAAACACTACAATTGGCAAGTAA
- a CDS encoding helix-hairpin-helix domain-containing protein, which translates to MSILIERASFEDRAKFFHKNRWLIARLLDDLAETAKKPKKKKADNKAKAKTKAKGKSKAKGKAKSKAPAKAKEAPPVEEKKTTIEEVVENNITEFALHDPTVEETSTPAQEPDDLTRVNGLGAKMMESLSAAGITSFEQLASLTKKHVAQLGESIRGFASAYERKDFKKQAKELGK; encoded by the coding sequence ATGTCAATTCTAATCGAAAGAGCATCTTTTGAGGATAGAGCCAAGTTCTTCCATAAGAACCGGTGGCTCATCGCTCGTCTCTTAGATGATTTAGCCGAAACGGCTAAAAAACCTAAGAAAAAGAAGGCTGACAACAAAGCAAAAGCCAAGACCAAGGCTAAAGGCAAATCTAAAGCGAAGGGAAAAGCCAAAAGCAAAGCACCTGCAAAAGCAAAAGAAGCACCTCCTGTAGAGGAGAAAAAAACAACCATTGAAGAGGTTGTAGAAAACAACATTACAGAATTTGCACTACACGATCCAACAGTAGAAGAAACATCTACACCAGCTCAAGAACCAGATGATCTAACAAGAGTTAATGGTTTGGGAGCTAAAATGATGGAAAGTCTTAGCGCTGCGGGTATCACCTCTTTCGAACAACTAGCGTCATTGACGAAGAAACATGTTGCTCAACTAGGTGAATCAATTAGAGGGTTTGCTTCTGCTTACGAAAGAAAAGATTTCAAAAAACAAGCAAAAGAGCTTGGTAAATAA
- a CDS encoding caspase family protein produces MYIQLALTLLSLLLTTSLFAQEKGCLEGNCENGWGIYEYYVGDIYQGRYEGNFVDGLRAGKGKFIYANGDKYEGNWAEGKPNGLGARVAKNGKIKVGTWQDGKLIARQKEDISRECLVGNCKEGYGKSKDSRGNVYNGEFSKGEYSGFGEMRYYNGDRYKGIWANGLQHGQGSYYFNNGHVNTGKFLNGEYTHNKMKVWALVVGVADYQHFQKLNYTTRDAQRVYAFLRSVEGGAVPEDQIELLLDQDATAFNIMNTAADLYEQADSNDLIIFYFAGHGKNGAFLPYDYDGTNSNLLYHGLVNSLLKDSPAKYKLCAVDACHSGSFDMNTVISYQDYLKNYNSEGEAMGNPFASTRSSKNVRERIKDYYKSFDGVKGGLAVIMSSASEEISLEANKLQQGVFSYYFIQAMKGAANRADEHGKKDNVIDVEELYKFIEKNVRNFTYGFQHPLIYGEYDKHMPVGLLKRKQ; encoded by the coding sequence ATGTACATTCAATTAGCTCTTACCTTGTTGTCATTGCTCTTAACAACTTCTTTATTTGCTCAAGAAAAAGGTTGTCTAGAAGGCAATTGTGAAAATGGTTGGGGAATTTATGAGTATTATGTTGGAGACATTTATCAAGGGCGTTATGAGGGAAATTTCGTCGATGGGCTTCGCGCTGGCAAAGGTAAATTTATTTATGCCAACGGAGACAAATACGAAGGAAATTGGGCAGAAGGAAAACCAAATGGACTCGGTGCACGAGTGGCGAAAAATGGAAAAATAAAAGTGGGAACGTGGCAAGATGGAAAATTAATTGCTCGCCAAAAAGAGGATATCAGCCGTGAATGCTTGGTTGGTAATTGTAAAGAAGGGTATGGCAAATCCAAAGATAGCCGTGGCAATGTTTACAATGGAGAATTCTCTAAGGGCGAATACAGTGGTTTTGGTGAAATGCGCTACTACAATGGCGATCGCTACAAAGGCATCTGGGCAAATGGACTTCAACATGGACAAGGCTCTTATTATTTTAATAATGGGCACGTCAATACAGGAAAGTTCTTGAATGGAGAGTACACACACAACAAAATGAAAGTATGGGCGCTTGTCGTTGGAGTAGCAGACTATCAACATTTTCAAAAACTAAACTATACGACTAGAGATGCACAACGAGTGTATGCTTTCTTGAGAAGTGTAGAAGGTGGAGCTGTTCCTGAAGATCAAATTGAACTTTTGTTGGATCAAGATGCTACCGCTTTTAATATTATGAATACCGCAGCAGATTTGTACGAACAAGCAGATAGTAACGACTTGATTATTTTCTACTTCGCTGGTCATGGTAAAAATGGTGCTTTCTTGCCATATGACTACGATGGTACCAATTCAAATCTACTCTACCACGGACTTGTTAATTCGTTATTAAAAGATAGCCCTGCCAAATACAAATTGTGTGCTGTCGATGCTTGTCACTCTGGAAGCTTTGACATGAACACAGTTATTTCTTATCAAGATTATCTAAAAAACTATAATAGCGAAGGCGAAGCGATGGGCAATCCTTTTGCTTCTACTCGTTCAAGCAAAAATGTCCGAGAGCGCATCAAAGATTATTACAAAAGTTTTGATGGAGTTAAAGGTGGCTTGGCTGTCATCATGTCTTCTGCTTCTGAAGAAATTTCTTTAGAAGCTAACAAATTACAACAAGGTGTCTTTAGCTACTATTTTATCCAAGCAATGAAAGGAGCTGCCAACCGTGCCGATGAACATGGTAAAAAAGACAATGTAATTGATGTAGAAGAACTTTATAAATTTATCGAGAAGAATGTTCGCAATTTCACTTACGGATTTCAACATCCTTTAATTTACGGCGAATATGATAAACACATGCCTGTTGGTTTGCTAAAACGTAAACAATAA
- a CDS encoding D-arabinono-1,4-lactone oxidase has protein sequence MIEGLIKSVAKKGTQWSNWAGNVACVAEHIFYPRTEADIIEVIQLAAREGKQIRVVGEGHSFSPLIATDCFILSLTYMTGIIDVDKDNLQATAWAGTSINKANAALFKFGVAMINLGDIDVQSLAGATATGTHGTGTAFGNVSTEIVAFTIVTADGRILNCSKDENARLFAAGRVSLGALGVITKITFNVVEAYKLEYKSSANDFYETLDALEAYNQKNRNFEFYYFPYSNQLQLKESNVTDKPIKHNKILAHINDVFLENTVMKLVCKVGGAFPSLTKTLGRWMAKAVPKGVTIDYSHEIYATVRDVRFKEMEYNIPIEHFKTCIRAFKDLLEEKEYEVFFPVECRFVKGDDIWLSPAYGRDSAYIAVHVPAAAEHNPYFKEMEALFMRYDGRPHWGKMHTRTAESLSATYEKWDDFLALRAELDPNELFLNPHLKKVFGLE, from the coding sequence ATGATAGAAGGACTTATCAAGAGCGTTGCTAAAAAAGGAACCCAATGGTCTAATTGGGCTGGTAATGTAGCGTGTGTTGCGGAGCATATTTTTTATCCTAGAACAGAGGCGGACATAATCGAAGTGATTCAGTTGGCAGCAAGAGAAGGAAAACAGATACGGGTGGTTGGAGAAGGGCATTCTTTTTCGCCTTTGATAGCAACGGATTGCTTTATTCTATCGCTTACTTATATGACGGGAATTATTGACGTAGACAAAGATAATTTGCAGGCAACAGCTTGGGCAGGAACGTCGATTAATAAGGCAAATGCAGCGTTGTTTAAGTTTGGAGTAGCTATGATTAATTTGGGCGATATTGATGTTCAGAGCTTGGCGGGGGCAACGGCTACGGGGACACATGGCACAGGAACTGCTTTCGGAAATGTTAGCACAGAGATTGTTGCCTTTACAATTGTTACTGCCGATGGTAGAATTCTTAATTGTTCTAAGGATGAAAATGCAAGATTATTTGCGGCAGGAAGAGTGTCACTAGGGGCTTTAGGAGTAATTACTAAAATAACTTTTAATGTAGTAGAAGCTTACAAATTGGAATATAAATCCTCTGCCAATGATTTTTATGAAACGTTAGATGCGTTAGAAGCTTACAATCAAAAAAACAGAAATTTTGAATTTTATTATTTCCCATATTCCAATCAATTGCAACTAAAAGAGTCCAATGTCACAGATAAGCCTATCAAACACAATAAAATTTTAGCTCATATCAATGATGTATTTTTGGAAAATACAGTTATGAAATTGGTCTGTAAAGTTGGGGGTGCTTTTCCTAGTTTGACCAAAACATTGGGTCGATGGATGGCAAAAGCAGTGCCCAAAGGTGTTACCATAGATTATAGCCACGAAATTTATGCAACTGTTCGTGATGTGCGTTTCAAAGAAATGGAATATAATATTCCGATAGAGCACTTTAAAACTTGTATTCGAGCGTTCAAAGATCTGTTGGAGGAAAAGGAATACGAGGTGTTTTTTCCTGTGGAATGCCGTTTTGTAAAAGGAGATGATATTTGGTTGAGTCCAGCTTATGGGCGAGATTCGGCTTATATTGCTGTTCATGTGCCAGCAGCGGCTGAACACAACCCTTATTTTAAAGAGATGGAAGCTTTATTTATGCGTTATGACGGGCGACCACATTGGGGTAAAATGCACACAAGAACAGCAGAGAGTTTATCGGCTACTTACGAAAAATGGGATGACTTTTTGGCACTTAGAGCAGAATTAGACCCTAATGAACTATTTTTGAATCCTCATCTTAAGAAAGTCTTTGGATTAGAATAG
- a CDS encoding glycosyltransferase N-terminal domain-containing protein, giving the protein MSLFFYNTAIFFYTLVIRIAAWGGHSKAQKWRHGRQRIFQQLNSTFANNTAPVVWVHCASLGEFEQGRPLIEALKKQHPHFKILLTFFSPSGYEVRKNYTDADWVFYLPLDTKKNALRFISIVRPQQVIFVKYEFWYHYLTTLQQQQIPTYLISASFRPNQAFFKWYGAFFRQMLFCFKTIFVQNQASLDLLHQLNYQTAYVAGDTRLDRVLKIRAQAPPLPIIEAFCSNNRCLVAGSTWTPDEQILAKVLQTLPNQKLIIAPHQINEKHLKEIERLFDFTTCIRYSSAVSNSQLDEFSVLIIDNIGMLSSIYAYAHIAYIGGGFGAGIHNILEAAVFEIPVLFGPNHHKFQEAKDLIAIGVGFEIKQAQTAINCIHQIQSKETTSAIQQQAQLYFQQNSGASDLILQHINITL; this is encoded by the coding sequence ATGTCTTTATTTTTTTATAACACGGCTATTTTTTTTTACACTTTAGTTATTCGTATAGCCGCCTGGGGTGGTCATTCCAAAGCCCAAAAATGGAGGCATGGACGCCAGCGTATTTTTCAGCAACTCAATAGTACCTTTGCCAACAATACGGCTCCTGTTGTTTGGGTACATTGTGCCTCTTTAGGAGAATTTGAGCAAGGGCGCCCTCTTATAGAAGCGCTCAAAAAACAACACCCACATTTCAAAATCTTACTCACCTTTTTCTCGCCTTCTGGCTATGAGGTTCGAAAAAATTATACGGATGCAGATTGGGTGTTTTATTTGCCTCTTGATACAAAAAAAAATGCGCTAAGATTTATTTCGATTGTACGTCCACAGCAAGTCATTTTTGTAAAATATGAGTTTTGGTACCACTACCTAACCACTTTACAGCAACAACAGATTCCAACCTATCTTATATCAGCTTCTTTTCGCCCTAACCAAGCTTTTTTTAAATGGTATGGCGCCTTCTTTCGCCAAATGCTATTTTGTTTCAAAACCATTTTTGTCCAAAATCAAGCATCCCTAGATTTATTACATCAACTTAATTACCAAACGGCTTATGTGGCTGGTGATACTCGATTAGATCGAGTACTAAAGATAAGAGCACAAGCCCCCCCCCTTCCTATCATAGAAGCATTTTGTTCAAACAACCGTTGCTTAGTAGCTGGAAGTACATGGACTCCTGATGAACAAATTTTAGCCAAAGTTCTGCAAACACTTCCCAACCAAAAACTTATCATAGCCCCGCATCAAATTAATGAAAAACACCTAAAAGAAATAGAGCGTTTGTTTGATTTTACTACTTGTATTCGTTATTCTTCTGCTGTATCTAATTCTCAGTTAGATGAATTTTCTGTCTTAATTATAGATAATATCGGCATGCTTAGTTCTATCTATGCGTATGCTCATATAGCATATATTGGGGGCGGGTTTGGTGCAGGCATACACAACATTTTAGAAGCAGCTGTTTTTGAAATTCCTGTTCTTTTTGGTCCCAATCATCATAAATTTCAAGAAGCCAAGGATCTAATAGCGATAGGGGTTGGATTTGAAATAAAACAGGCTCAAACTGCCATCAATTGTATTCATCAAATACAATCTAAAGAAACAACTTCTGCCATACAACAACAAGCTCAACTTTACTTTCAGCAAAATAGCGGTGCTAGTGATCTTATTCTGCAACATATCAACATTACTTTGTAA
- a CDS encoding transposase: MIKRKSSHLPDIGSGLPQDIDAASRVVHAKRFLSNKWTDYKVHYLPFLIAFLRFALSKKNNNQDISLVIDGSQMGSKHVALVVSLAWKKRSIPICWVIRKGRKGHFPQQMHLDIIQQAAEILKPILFTQTKVTLLGDGEFDGASIQQLCRLKLGWKYAVRTAKNTILHEQGDCFKPRFTKVPDGETFLFIPSVEFSKEKIQDVNFLHWHDPKYDEPIFLISNLDDPFEIIRQYELRFSIETMFKDFKSRGFNMHKTRLKEAYDIFNLLIVGALAFCFIMGFGALHQNSPVKKKVQEKQNQQFSIFTLGLKLVHYFIEREIPFVFSLIFSKNSS, encoded by the coding sequence ATGATTAAACGAAAAAGTAGCCATTTGCCAGATATAGGTAGTGGTTTACCTCAAGATATAGATGCCGCAAGTCGAGTTGTTCATGCCAAACGATTTCTGTCAAATAAGTGGACAGATTACAAGGTACATTATCTTCCCTTTCTAATTGCATTTTTACGTTTTGCTTTATCCAAAAAGAATAATAATCAAGACATTAGTTTAGTAATAGATGGGAGTCAAATGGGAAGTAAACATGTCGCTCTTGTTGTCAGTCTAGCTTGGAAAAAACGTAGTATTCCTATTTGTTGGGTAATCAGAAAAGGGCGTAAAGGACATTTCCCCCAACAAATGCATTTAGACATTATTCAACAAGCAGCCGAAATCTTAAAACCGATTCTTTTTACTCAAACTAAAGTGACTTTATTAGGAGATGGAGAGTTTGATGGAGCATCTATACAGCAATTATGTCGCCTAAAGTTAGGCTGGAAATATGCTGTAAGAACAGCCAAGAATACAATTTTACATGAGCAAGGAGACTGTTTTAAACCTCGATTTACAAAAGTACCAGATGGAGAAACATTTTTGTTTATCCCATCTGTTGAGTTTTCTAAAGAGAAAATTCAAGATGTAAATTTTCTGCATTGGCATGATCCTAAATATGATGAGCCAATATTTTTGATTAGTAATCTAGATGACCCCTTTGAAATTATAAGGCAATATGAACTGCGTTTTTCAATTGAAACCATGTTCAAAGATTTCAAATCAAGAGGATTTAATATGCATAAAACAAGATTAAAGGAAGCTTATGACATATTTAATCTGTTGATTGTTGGTGCATTAGCTTTTTGTTTTATTATGGGATTTGGTGCTTTACATCAAAACAGTCCAGTAAAAAAGAAAGTTCAAGAAAAACAAAATCAACAGTTTTCAATTTTTACATTGGGCTTAAAATTAGTTCATTATTTTATTGAAAGGGAAATCCCTTTCGTCTTTTCTCTCATATTTTCAAAGAACTCGTCTTAG
- a CDS encoding suppressor of fused domain protein yields the protein MTKEEYVSTFREEESVGWLFLDRQLETVYGSVEPRHYAAEVPYVIGGNDPLDGVSIYDSEAQNKHYHLITYGMSELYYDEELVGGDFSKWGFEFTFRLKPFEADEGDPFWAIEVLNNLARYVFETGNWFEENHFVPINEPIRLETDTDIVGLIFVQDPELGKIETPHGDVTFLQMVGITSKELDTLLENPTIEAVEALANNLKKDNPLLITDLNRK from the coding sequence ATGACAAAAGAAGAATATGTAAGTACTTTTAGGGAAGAAGAATCAGTGGGGTGGCTTTTTTTAGATCGACAGTTGGAAACAGTGTATGGTAGCGTAGAACCTCGACATTACGCTGCTGAAGTGCCTTATGTGATAGGTGGGAATGATCCTTTAGATGGTGTCAGTATATACGATTCAGAGGCACAAAACAAACATTATCATTTGATTACTTATGGAATGTCCGAATTGTATTATGACGAAGAATTAGTTGGTGGAGATTTCAGTAAATGGGGATTTGAATTTACATTTCGATTGAAGCCTTTTGAAGCGGATGAAGGCGATCCATTTTGGGCAATAGAGGTATTGAATAATTTGGCGCGTTATGTATTTGAAACAGGCAATTGGTTTGAAGAAAATCACTTTGTACCTATCAATGAGCCAATTCGATTAGAGACAGATACGGATATTGTTGGTTTAATCTTTGTTCAAGATCCAGAACTAGGCAAAATAGAAACACCTCATGGAGATGTGACGTTTCTACAAATGGTAGGTATTACCTCTAAGGAGTTAGACACCTTATTAGAAAATCCAACAATAGAAGCAGTAGAGGCTTTAGCCAACAACTTGAAAAAAGATAATCCTTTGCTGATTACGGATTTGAACCGAAAGTAA
- a CDS encoding glycoside hydrolase family 73 protein: protein MSVKYLFFICILTALTSACTTSRTTTSSKPPTTSSSSNAAKYTIKGPSNAVAYVEQYKRIAISESIRTGIPASIKLAQGILESGYGSSPLAKKSNNHFGIKCGSGWTGKKIQYKGSCYRVFKNGNDAYKEHSYFLTNSSRYKDLFKLKRNDYKGWAKGLRKAGYATNPRYPSILIELIERYKLYNYDK, encoded by the coding sequence ATGTCCGTAAAGTATTTGTTCTTTATTTGTATTTTAACCGCATTAACCAGTGCTTGTACCACATCTAGAACAACCACTAGTTCCAAACCTCCGACAACTTCTAGTAGCTCCAATGCTGCAAAATATACGATAAAAGGACCATCAAATGCTGTTGCTTATGTGGAGCAATACAAACGTATTGCCATATCTGAAAGCATCCGAACAGGCATTCCTGCTAGTATAAAACTAGCCCAAGGTATTTTGGAATCAGGCTATGGAAGTAGTCCTTTAGCAAAAAAATCGAACAATCACTTTGGAATTAAATGTGGTAGTGGTTGGACAGGTAAGAAAATTCAGTATAAAGGAAGCTGTTACCGAGTATTCAAAAACGGGAATGATGCTTACAAAGAACACTCTTATTTTTTGACCAATAGCAGCCGTTATAAAGATTTGTTTAAATTAAAACGCAACGATTACAAAGGATGGGCAAAAGGGTTACGAAAAGCAGGTTATGCGACCAATCCTAGATACCCATCTATCTTGATTGAATTGATTGAGCGCTACAAACTGTATAACTATGACAAGTAG